In Anaerolineales bacterium, one DNA window encodes the following:
- a CDS encoding aldehyde reductase → MPASPILVTGASGFVAIHTILQLLEQGYNVRGTIRSLSKESEVRGTISKYVQANDRLEFTPADLRQDAGWDEAMKNVGHVLHVASPFPLFEPKHEDELIIPAVQGTLRVLRAAHKAKVRRVVQVSSNAAISSGHEGENKTFTEADWTNPDKVGAYAKSKTLAERAAWEFINGAENTEKMELAVINPPLILGPIPNKNLPTSAEMIRVFMRGEVPGVARLKMGIVDVRDVASAIILAMQTPEAAGQRFACPAATMWYKDIADILRRGFANAEYKKIPRIVFPNFLVRVLALFDKKIALVVSGLDWDYELSNEKARRILKWTPRPKEEAIISMAKSLIEQGFA, encoded by the coding sequence ATGCCAGCCTCCCCCATCCTCGTCACCGGCGCCAGCGGATTCGTCGCCATTCACACCATCCTCCAACTGCTCGAGCAGGGCTATAACGTCCGCGGAACGATTCGGTCTTTGTCCAAAGAGTCGGAAGTCCGCGGGACGATCTCAAAGTACGTACAGGCAAATGACCGGCTGGAGTTCACGCCCGCAGACTTGAGGCAGGATGCAGGCTGGGATGAAGCGATGAAAAACGTTGGACATGTTTTGCATGTCGCGTCTCCGTTTCCGTTATTTGAACCAAAACACGAAGACGAACTCATCATCCCCGCCGTGCAGGGGACGCTGCGAGTGCTGCGCGCCGCGCACAAGGCGAAGGTCAGACGCGTGGTGCAGGTTTCGTCCAATGCGGCAATTTCATCAGGACATGAGGGTGAGAATAAAACGTTTACAGAAGCAGATTGGACAAATCCTGACAAGGTAGGCGCATACGCAAAAAGTAAAACGCTGGCCGAACGTGCCGCCTGGGAGTTTATCAACGGCGCGGAAAATACAGAAAAAATGGAATTGGCTGTCATAAACCCCCCGTTGATCCTTGGACCCATCCCAAACAAGAACCTGCCCACCTCCGCGGAGATGATCCGCGTGTTCATGCGCGGCGAAGTACCCGGCGTGGCACGCTTGAAAATGGGAATTGTGGATGTGCGCGATGTGGCCTCCGCGATCATCCTTGCCATGCAGACGCCTGAAGCGGCGGGACAGCGCTTTGCCTGTCCCGCCGCCACGATGTGGTACAAGGATATCGCGGATATTTTGCGCAGAGGGTTTGCAAATGCGGAGTATAAAAAAATTCCGCGCATCGTCTTTCCAAATTTTCTCGTCCGCGTGCTTGCCCTGTTCGATAAAAAGATCGCGCTGGTCGTCAGCGGTTTGGATTGGGATTATGAGCTCTCGAACGAAAAAGCCAGGCGCATCCTCAAGTGGACACCGCGCCCGAAGGAGGAAGCCATTATTTCCATGGCAAAAAGTTTGATCGAGCAGGGCTTTGCATAG
- the mgrA gene encoding L-glyceraldehyde 3-phosphate reductase, producing the protein MNYLPSDTRYQSMQYRRCGRSGLKLPVVSLGLWHNFGGVDTFSNSRDMVLRAFDLGITHFDLANNYGPPPGSAEETFGRILAKDLRSCRDELLISSKAGYTMWDGPYGDWGSRKYLVSSLDQSLERMGLEYVDIFYHHRPDPETPLEETMQALDFIVRSGRALYAGISNYPADRTREASTILKSLGTPCLIHQPVYSMFNRWVEDGLLGTLKEEGIGCIAFSPLEQGLLTDKYLGGIPEGSRASKAHGFLKPDQITADKIGKAQKLNELAKTRGQSLAQMALAWVLRHETMTSVLIGASRVSQIEDAVGMLNNSKFLEEELGEIENILK; encoded by the coding sequence ATGAATTATTTACCCTCCGACACCCGTTATCAATCCATGCAATACCGCCGCTGCGGGCGCAGCGGACTGAAACTGCCTGTCGTTTCGCTTGGCTTGTGGCATAACTTCGGCGGCGTGGACACCTTCTCCAACAGCCGCGACATGGTCCTGCGCGCCTTCGACCTCGGCATCACACATTTTGACCTTGCCAACAATTACGGTCCGCCGCCGGGATCGGCGGAGGAAACCTTCGGCCGGATTCTGGCGAAGGATCTGCGAAGCTGCCGCGATGAACTACTCATCTCATCGAAAGCGGGCTACACCATGTGGGACGGTCCCTACGGCGATTGGGGTTCGCGCAAGTACCTGGTCTCCAGCCTCGACCAAAGCCTCGAGCGCATGGGCCTGGAGTACGTGGACATCTTCTACCATCACCGCCCCGACCCCGAAACCCCGCTCGAAGAGACCATGCAGGCGCTGGATTTCATCGTCCGCAGCGGGCGGGCGTTGTACGCGGGCATCTCGAATTACCCCGCCGATAGGACCCGCGAGGCTTCAACGATATTGAAATCACTCGGCACGCCTTGTTTGATCCACCAGCCTGTATACAGCATGTTCAACCGCTGGGTGGAGGATGGCTTGCTGGGTACGCTGAAAGAGGAGGGTATCGGCTGTATTGCCTTTTCGCCGCTGGAGCAGGGCTTGCTGACCGATAAATATCTCGGCGGCATTCCCGAAGGTTCACGAGCGTCCAAGGCGCATGGCTTTCTTAAGCCCGACCAGATCACCGCTGACAAAATTGGAAAGGCACAAAAATTGAATGAGCTGGCAAAAACGCGCGGACAATCCCTCGCGCAAATGGCGCTGGCTTGGGTTCTGCGCCACGAGACGATGACCTCCGTGCTGATCGGGGCGAGCAGGGTCAGCCAGATCGAAGATGCGGTGGGGATGCTAAATAACTCGAAATTCTTAGAAGAAGAATTAGGAGAGATCGAAAATATTTTGAAGTAA
- a CDS encoding nucleoside kinase has translation MSIKITKPNPNIEVHLPDGRTLSGPRGTPVGAFLAQVRDDFSAPIVAAIINNQIHELTYPVHFESHCLPVTMDTADGARIYRRSLVFLLEMVFAQLFPAGRLNIDHSVSSGGYYCEVTNREPLSQNEIDSIKAQMQKLIREDHPFMRREVPIREAVEYFEQRGYEDKLRLLKHRSKDYLTLYSLNGQMDYMHGYMVPSTAYLKWFDLKMINGGFTIQFPRRHAPTQLEPIDDYPKLLKTFRQYGDWLKTLNIDNVGALNDAIEAGRADEIVLVSEALHEQYVADIAQQIVQKQARIILIAGPSSSGKTTSSRRLAIQLLARGISPYPLELDNYFIDRDESPLDENGELDFETIDALDLARLTQDMEKLLSGEKVQLPRFNFKEGRSEAGDIIQLTHGQPIILEGIHGMNPRLIPDRWADSAFRVYVSALTQLNLDRHNRVSTTDTRLIRRIVRDARERGYSAQATISRWESVRRGEKRHIFPYQENADVMFNSALVFELAALKPLAEPLLRQVPHTVAEHIEARRLLAFLEWFLPLDAGLVPANSIVREFLGGSSLKDFKIWRG, from the coding sequence ATGTCCATTAAAATCACAAAGCCCAATCCGAATATCGAAGTTCATTTGCCGGACGGCAGGACGCTGAGCGGCCCTCGCGGCACGCCGGTGGGGGCATTCCTTGCGCAGGTGAGGGACGATTTTTCCGCGCCGATCGTCGCCGCGATCATCAACAACCAGATCCATGAACTGACCTACCCGGTCCATTTTGAATCCCATTGCCTGCCCGTCACCATGGATACCGCCGACGGCGCGCGCATCTACCGCCGCTCGCTGGTCTTTTTGCTTGAAATGGTCTTTGCCCAGCTTTTCCCCGCCGGAAGGCTGAACATCGACCATTCTGTTTCCTCCGGCGGATATTACTGCGAAGTGACAAACCGCGAACCGCTCTCGCAAAACGAGATCGATTCCATCAAGGCGCAAATGCAGAAACTGATCCGCGAGGATCACCCTTTCATGCGTAGGGAAGTACCCATTCGGGAGGCGGTCGAATATTTTGAACAGCGCGGATATGAAGACAAACTGCGCCTGCTCAAACACCGCAGCAAGGACTATCTCACGCTGTACAGCCTGAACGGTCAGATGGATTACATGCACGGCTACATGGTCCCGTCCACCGCCTATTTGAAATGGTTCGACCTGAAAATGATCAACGGCGGCTTCACCATCCAGTTCCCGCGCCGCCATGCGCCCACGCAGCTCGAACCGATAGACGATTATCCGAAACTGTTGAAAACATTCCGCCAATACGGCGACTGGCTGAAAACCCTCAATATCGACAACGTCGGCGCGCTCAATGACGCCATCGAAGCGGGCCGCGCAGATGAGATCGTGCTGGTCTCGGAGGCGCTGCACGAACAATATGTCGCCGATATTGCCCAGCAGATCGTGCAGAAACAGGCCCGCATCATTTTGATCGCGGGCCCCTCCTCATCGGGCAAGACCACCTCCTCGCGCCGTCTTGCGATCCAGCTGCTGGCACGCGGCATCTCGCCCTATCCGCTCGAATTGGATAATTACTTCATCGACCGTGATGAAAGCCCGCTGGATGAAAACGGCGAACTCGATTTCGAAACGATCGATGCGCTGGATCTCGCGCGGCTCACGCAGGATATGGAAAAACTTCTCAGCGGGGAAAAGGTTCAATTGCCGCGATTCAACTTCAAGGAAGGACGAAGCGAAGCGGGCGATATCATCCAATTGACGCATGGACAGCCGATTATCCTCGAAGGCATCCATGGGATGAACCCGCGCCTCATCCCGGACCGTTGGGCTGATTCGGCCTTTCGGGTGTATGTCTCCGCCCTGACCCAGCTCAACCTCGACCGCCACAACCGTGTTTCGACGACCGACACGCGCCTCATCCGCCGCATTGTGCGCGACGCGCGCGAGCGCGGATACTCGGCGCAGGCCACGATCTCGCGCTGGGAATCGGTGCGGCGCGGCGAGAAGCGGCATATCTTCCCCTACCAGGAGAACGCGGACGTGATGTTCAACTCTGCATTGGTGTTCGAACTTGCGGCGCTCAAGCCGCTGGCCGAGCCGCTTCTGCGCCAGGTTCCGCACACCGTGGCGGAGCACATCGAAGCGCGCCGTCTGCTGGCATTCCTCGAATGGTTCCTGCCCCTGGATGCGGGCCTTGTGCCCGCCAATTCCATCGTGCGCGAATTTTTAGGCGGTTCGAGCTTGAAGGATTTCAAGATCTGGAGGGGATAA
- a CDS encoding 2-dehydropantoate 2-reductase, protein MVQPRSQSSGLKCLFFGAGAIGTYVGGSLALAGNQVVFVEQPKMVTELRAKGMRLDLTVDERRKTKDAYIVPPRSFVIEPSLEGALQFGPFDAAIFALKSFDTASALEGLKPFAEKLPPILCLSNGVDNEPIIAQTLGTDKVIYGTVTTAIGRRGPGDIVLEKLRGVGVAAGQPLSEKLVAALNAAYLKCRLYPEAHSMKWSKMLTNLIANPTSAILDLTAAQVFANKDLYKLEIDMLRECLAVMKAMNLEVVDLPGTPVAALAFATKLPLWLSKPLLSRAAGSGRGAKMPSFHIDLYSGRGKSEVEYLHGAVVREGKTHGIPTPVNAALTNTLLALTNGEIPLDEFAGKPEKLLSKLKS, encoded by the coding sequence ATGGTACAACCTCGTTCTCAATCTTCCGGTCTGAAATGCCTCTTCTTTGGTGCGGGCGCCATAGGGACCTACGTTGGCGGGTCACTGGCGCTGGCCGGGAACCAGGTCGTCTTCGTGGAACAGCCAAAGATGGTGACCGAATTGCGCGCGAAAGGTATGCGGTTGGATCTGACGGTTGATGAAAGGCGAAAGACGAAGGATGCCTATATCGTTCCGCCGCGCTCCTTTGTGATCGAGCCTTCACTTGAAGGAGCCTTGCAATTCGGTCCGTTCGATGCCGCAATTTTCGCTTTGAAATCCTTCGATACCGCCTCCGCGCTGGAAGGGTTGAAGCCCTTTGCGGAAAAACTTCCGCCAATCCTGTGCCTGTCCAATGGCGTGGACAATGAACCGATCATCGCGCAAACCCTTGGCACGGACAAGGTCATCTACGGCACAGTCACAACCGCCATCGGCCGCCGTGGACCCGGTGACATCGTTCTTGAAAAATTGCGCGGTGTAGGCGTCGCGGCAGGGCAGCCGCTGTCGGAAAAACTCGTGGCCGCCTTGAATGCCGCATATCTCAAATGCCGCCTGTATCCCGAAGCGCACAGCATGAAATGGTCGAAGATGCTCACCAATCTCATTGCCAATCCCACCTCGGCGATCCTGGATCTGACCGCGGCACAGGTTTTTGCGAATAAGGATTTGTACAAACTTGAAATTGACATGCTCCGCGAATGCCTCGCGGTGATGAAGGCGATGAACCTCGAAGTGGTGGATTTGCCCGGCACGCCCGTTGCGGCATTGGCATTTGCCACAAAATTACCTCTCTGGCTTTCGAAGCCCCTGCTCTCCCGCGCCGCGGGCAGTGGACGAGGCGCAAAAATGCCCTCCTTTCATATTGACCTGTATTCCGGGCGCGGTAAAAGCGAGGTGGAATACCTGCATGGCGCCGTTGTGCGTGAGGGCAAGACCCACGGGATCCCCACCCCGGTCAATGCAGCGCTCACAAACACCCTGCTGGCGCTGACGAACGGGGAAATTCCGCTGGACGAATTCGCCGGCAAGCCGGAAAAACTATTGTCAAAGTTAAAAAGTTGA
- a CDS encoding histidine phosphatase family protein, with translation MESKSRSFHITLLRHGESVGNAEARWQGQADFPLTEKGRAQAQALAERWKRENLKFDHLISSPLLRTKETAEVIASALDLKIEFEPLWLERDNGEFAGLTAHEVRQNFSHPEFITPYDPVGFDGEGDWELFLRAGQALHNLLKREPARYLIVSHGGLLNQVMHAVVGVAPQANNTGTRFRFGNTAFAQLIYSPHQHRWAIDKLNDHIHWQDAD, from the coding sequence ATGGAGAGTAAATCGAGGTCATTTCATATTACCCTGCTGCGTCACGGAGAATCGGTCGGGAATGCGGAAGCCCGCTGGCAGGGGCAGGCGGATTTTCCGCTGACGGAAAAGGGGCGCGCGCAGGCGCAGGCCCTGGCGGAGCGTTGGAAAAGGGAGAACCTGAAATTCGACCACCTGATTTCCAGTCCGCTCCTGCGTACGAAGGAGACGGCGGAGGTCATTGCCTCTGCGCTGGACCTGAAAATCGAGTTTGAGCCTTTATGGCTGGAACGTGACAACGGCGAGTTTGCCGGGCTTACCGCCCATGAAGTCCGCCAGAATTTTTCACATCCGGAATTCATCACGCCGTATGATCCCGTCGGTTTTGATGGGGAGGGTGACTGGGAATTGTTCCTGCGTGCGGGACAGGCATTGCACAATCTGTTGAAGCGCGAGCCCGCCAGGTATTTGATCGTCTCACACGGCGGATTGTTGAACCAGGTCATGCATGCGGTTGTGGGAGTCGCTCCGCAAGCCAATAACACGGGCACACGTTTCCGTTTTGGGAATACCGCATTTGCACAGCTGATCTATTCCCCGCATCAACATCGCTGGGCAATTGACAAACTCAATGACCACATTCACTGGCAGGATGCGGACTAA
- a CDS encoding glycosyltransferase family 2 protein, with protein MPKKKMDVDIVIPVFNEAEAIERTYADIRRVVASLPYRFRFIYVDDGSNDGTVDTLRKIADKDPRVSLLQLSRNFGHQAALTAGMDASRGDVMISMDGDGQHPPEMIPQMIRLIRQGFDIVQAQRMEDDGSLSFKKITSNLFYWLINKISGTQVLQGAADFRALSRNALDGLRSMKEYHRFLRGMISWMGYNSVILPYHEPARVAGKSKYSIGKMIRLASDAIFSFSLAPLYIGLSTGLMFFVLAVTQLVYVLTLWLTGHTERVVAGWSSLMGVLLIASGIIMILLGFIGVYVGYIFQEVKRRPVYLLKGKIADDGE; from the coding sequence ATGCCAAAGAAAAAGATGGATGTGGATATTGTCATCCCCGTCTTTAATGAAGCCGAAGCAATTGAACGAACCTATGCGGATATTCGCCGCGTGGTAGCGTCCCTCCCATACAGGTTTCGATTCATTTATGTGGACGACGGCTCAAACGATGGGACGGTGGATACACTCCGAAAAATAGCGGACAAAGACCCGCGCGTTTCCCTGCTCCAACTCAGCCGCAACTTCGGGCATCAAGCCGCGCTGACCGCCGGCATGGACGCGTCACGCGGCGATGTGATGATTTCCATGGACGGGGATGGGCAGCACCCGCCGGAGATGATCCCCCAAATGATACGCCTCATCCGGCAGGGTTTTGACATCGTGCAGGCGCAACGCATGGAGGACGACGGCTCGCTTTCGTTCAAAAAAATTACATCCAATCTATTTTACTGGCTGATCAATAAAATCAGCGGCACGCAGGTCCTGCAAGGCGCGGCGGACTTCCGCGCGCTTTCGCGTAATGCACTGGACGGACTGCGCTCGATGAAGGAGTATCACCGCTTCCTGCGCGGCATGATCTCATGGATGGGATATAACAGCGTCATCCTCCCCTACCACGAGCCTGCCCGCGTGGCGGGAAAATCGAAATATTCCATCGGCAAAATGATCCGCCTTGCATCGGATGCGATCTTTTCATTTTCACTTGCGCCTTTGTATATTGGATTAAGTACGGGCTTGATGTTCTTTGTACTCGCTGTCACGCAGCTGGTGTATGTGTTGACATTGTGGCTCACCGGCCACACGGAACGGGTGGTTGCGGGCTGGAGTTCTTTAATGGGGGTGCTTTTGATTGCCAGTGGAATTATCATGATCCTGCTGGGATTTATCGGTGTTTATGTTGGCTATATTTTTCAGGAAGTCAAACGCCGCCCAGTGTACTTGTTGAAGGGGAAGATAGCGGACGATGGAGAGTAA
- the rffA gene encoding dTDP-4-amino-4,6-dideoxygalactose transaminase: MKTPDIRVDFNRPVPVGNELEYIRQAVAAGHLSGDGPFSKKCHAFLENELGVRKALLTTSCTHALEMSAILLDIQPGDEVIIPDFTFVSTVNAFVLRGATPLFLDVRPDTLNLDESKLEDAITPRTKAIVPVHYAGVGCEMDSIMEIAARRNLHVVEDNAHGLFGKYKGKYLGTFGSMTTQSFHETKNFSCGEGGALLINDSELADRAEIIREKGTNRSRFFRGQVDKYTWVDIGSSYLPSDMLAAFLLAQFEERERIQSHRKHVWDMYHAGLKEWANLHDVRLPIIPEGCEQAYHMFYLLMPSLDVRQKFIAYLRERGIYSVFHYLPLHLSDMGQSFGGKTGDCPVTERISDQLVRLPFHNALTGSEQELVMELILEFRFE, translated from the coding sequence ATGAAAACACCCGACATCCGCGTAGATTTCAATCGTCCTGTTCCTGTGGGGAATGAACTTGAATATATCCGGCAGGCTGTTGCCGCTGGTCACTTATCCGGTGATGGACCGTTCTCCAAAAAATGCCACGCTTTTCTGGAGAACGAGCTGGGTGTCAGGAAGGCGTTACTCACCACTTCATGTACGCACGCATTGGAGATGTCCGCCATCCTGCTGGATATTCAACCCGGCGATGAAGTCATCATTCCAGACTTTACTTTTGTTTCGACCGTGAATGCCTTTGTGCTGAGGGGCGCGACTCCGCTCTTTCTGGACGTCCGGCCTGATACCCTGAATTTGGATGAATCCAAACTGGAGGATGCCATTACCCCTCGGACGAAGGCAATCGTTCCTGTGCATTATGCAGGCGTCGGTTGTGAAATGGATTCGATTATGGAGATCGCAGCCCGCCGCAATCTCCATGTGGTGGAAGACAATGCGCACGGCTTGTTCGGAAAATACAAGGGGAAATACCTTGGCACATTTGGTTCGATGACAACGCAATCTTTTCATGAAACGAAAAATTTTTCATGCGGAGAGGGCGGCGCATTATTGATCAATGATTCGGAACTGGCGGATCGTGCCGAGATCATCCGTGAAAAGGGGACGAATCGCTCGCGCTTCTTCCGCGGACAGGTCGACAAATACACCTGGGTGGACATCGGTTCCTCCTACCTTCCTTCCGACATGCTTGCCGCGTTCTTGTTGGCCCAGTTTGAAGAACGCGAGCGTATCCAATCCCACCGCAAGCACGTGTGGGACATGTATCATGCGGGGCTGAAAGAGTGGGCCAACTTGCATGATGTTCGCCTGCCGATCATCCCTGAAGGATGCGAACAGGCGTATCACATGTTTTATTTGCTGATGCCCAGCCTTGACGTGCGCCAGAAGTTCATCGCGTATTTGCGCGAGCGCGGAATTTACAGTGTTTTCCATTATCTTCCGCTTCATCTCTCTGATATGGGACAGTCCTTTGGCGGAAAAACGGGGGATTGTCCTGTGACGGAAAGAATCTCGGATCAATTGGTGCGCCTGCCTTTTCACAATGCTTTGACTGGAAGCGAACAGGAACTGGTGATGGAACTAATTCTGGAGTTCAGGTTCGAGTGA
- a CDS encoding class I SAM-dependent methyltransferase has translation MSKSFELNKVKSYFTEKLKLHGATHRGVDYNSTESQEARFQQLIKVIDPSVQYSLLDYGSGYGGMYDYLLGLGHDLHYVGYDIAESMISKGRSLHPDNPHCMFTSRIEEVPVLDYAVVSGTFNMKLDASPDAWTQIVIESLGQMNIHSAKGMAFNMLTKYSDADRMRPDLYYADPCFFFDHCKRNFSRNVALLHDYDLYDFTIIIRK, from the coding sequence ATGTCCAAGTCTTTTGAATTGAACAAGGTTAAAAGTTATTTTACAGAAAAATTGAAATTGCACGGTGCAACCCACCGCGGCGTGGACTATAATTCGACCGAATCCCAGGAAGCCCGTTTCCAGCAACTGATCAAAGTAATCGATCCGAGCGTTCAATACTCCCTGTTGGATTACGGGAGCGGTTATGGCGGGATGTATGATTATTTGCTGGGACTGGGTCATGATCTGCATTATGTCGGCTACGATATCGCAGAGTCAATGATATCAAAAGGACGCAGCCTGCATCCCGACAACCCACATTGTATGTTCACGAGCAGGATCGAGGAAGTCCCTGTGCTGGACTACGCTGTTGTGAGCGGTACTTTCAACATGAAACTGGATGCCAGCCCTGATGCCTGGACGCAAATTGTCATCGAATCCCTTGGGCAAATGAATATACATTCGGCGAAAGGCATGGCCTTTAATATGCTTACCAAATATTCCGATGCGGATAGAATGCGTCCGGATCTGTATTATGCTGATCCATGCTTCTTTTTTGACCATTGCAAACGCAATTTCTCACGCAATGTGGCGTTGCTTCACGATTACGATTTGTACGATTTCACCATCATAATCCGCAAATGA
- a CDS encoding WbqC family protein, whose translation MNVVILQPSYIPWRGYFDQIRRADLFIFYDDVQYDKHGWRNRNQIKTAQGKQWLTIPVHSKGVTDGTPIKDVRIDWSKPWAKNHLKALTFAYVKTPRFASYVPWLESVFERRDEHLADFTIWLTIEIARLIGFSHTRFMRSSEISGVDGQKTNRLIQILKQVGATHYISGPSARDYVEKPKFDEAGITLEFMEYNYPDYPQLHPPFDPYVTILDLLFMVGNEAGRYMNPL comes from the coding sequence ATGAATGTTGTCATCCTGCAGCCTTCCTATATTCCCTGGCGCGGCTATTTCGATCAGATTCGCCGCGCCGACCTTTTTATTTTTTATGATGATGTTCAATATGATAAACATGGCTGGCGCAACCGTAACCAGATCAAAACGGCTCAAGGTAAACAATGGCTGACCATTCCAGTACACAGCAAGGGCGTGACAGACGGAACGCCGATCAAGGATGTGCGGATTGACTGGTCAAAGCCCTGGGCGAAGAATCATCTTAAGGCATTGACCTTTGCCTATGTCAAGACACCCCGTTTCGCATCCTACGTCCCCTGGCTCGAATCTGTCTTCGAGCGCCGCGATGAACATCTGGCTGATTTCACCATCTGGCTGACGATTGAAATTGCACGCTTGATCGGGTTCTCCCATACACGCTTTATGCGTTCTTCTGAAATCTCAGGGGTTGACGGCCAAAAAACAAACCGCTTGATACAGATATTGAAACAGGTGGGAGCCACGCACTATATCAGCGGGCCCTCCGCGCGTGATTATGTCGAAAAGCCAAAATTTGACGAGGCGGGCATTACCCTCGAATTTATGGAATATAATTACCCGGATTATCCCCAGCTCCATCCGCCTTTCGACCCCTACGTTACAATCCTTGATTTGCTGTTCATGGTGGGAAATGAAGCCGGGCGCTATATGAATCCGCTTTGA
- a CDS encoding glycosyltransferase family 2 protein — MPNISVVIPVYGGSQTIPVLVERLGRTLPEIADSYEVLLVNDGSPDKSWAVIEKLVKEHAWVRGVNLMRNYGQHNATLCGVRTARYEIAVTMDQDLQHPPEEIAALLAELNEGFDVVYGAPRKLPQGFLRNLLTANIKRLLARVMGVPSVRNISAFRMFRTKLRDSFANFQSPSMTLDVLLSWGTIRFTSIYVDIPPAETSNYDFFALVRATMLILTGYSTLPLRLASWVGFIMTVFGVGVFIYVLGVYFIHGSLPGFPFLASIISLFSGAQLFTLGIFGEYLARIFDRSMDRPPYVVDTFIGSGQ; from the coding sequence ATGCCAAATATTTCAGTCGTTATCCCGGTATATGGCGGCAGTCAGACCATTCCAGTGCTCGTTGAGCGTTTGGGAAGGACTTTGCCAGAGATCGCAGATTCATATGAAGTCCTGCTTGTCAATGACGGCAGCCCCGATAAAAGCTGGGCGGTCATTGAGAAACTTGTAAAGGAACATGCCTGGGTGCGGGGTGTCAACTTGATGCGCAATTATGGTCAGCATAATGCGACTTTGTGTGGCGTGCGCACAGCCCGCTATGAGATTGCCGTAACGATGGATCAGGATTTACAGCATCCACCCGAGGAAATCGCGGCATTGCTTGCAGAATTGAATGAGGGGTTTGATGTTGTGTATGGTGCGCCTCGCAAACTGCCGCAAGGCTTTCTGCGAAATTTATTGACGGCGAACATCAAGCGTTTGCTTGCGCGTGTAATGGGCGTGCCCTCGGTGCGTAATATTTCCGCGTTTCGCATGTTTCGCACAAAATTGAGGGATTCATTTGCGAATTTCCAAAGCCCTTCGATGACCCTGGATGTCCTGCTTTCATGGGGAACGATACGGTTCACGTCCATCTATGTGGATATCCCCCCGGCGGAAACTTCAAATTATGACTTTTTTGCGCTGGTTCGTGCGACAATGCTTATCCTGACGGGGTATAGCACGTTGCCGTTGCGCCTGGCAAGCTGGGTCGGTTTTATCATGACCGTGTTTGGTGTTGGTGTTTTTATCTACGTATTGGGGGTCTATTTTATTCACGGGAGTTTGCCGGGCTTCCCGTTCCTGGCCTCGATCATTTCGCTTTTCAGCGGTGCACAGTTGTTTACCCTGGGTATCTTTGGCGAATACCTGGCGCGGATTTTCGACCGCAGCATGGACAGACCGCCGTATGTCGTTGATACATTCATAGGAAGCGGGCAATGA